TACCTATCTAACGACTCAGGCTCGCAACGTTAGTTTGCGACGGTTGCTCGGTAAGCTCCCATCGAGAGAGCTTCGGCCAGTTCTTGGATGCTCGGAGAGCGTCGCATGCTCTTGTCTGACGGCTAACGTTCGCGCGGCGCTTTTCCGCGCGTCCGAGGTGAGCGCGTTGTTCGGCGCGATAACCGTTTCACCAGCCATGTGCTAAATGAACCTTGGCTTTCACCCGACGGCCGGCCCGCCAATAGACCTTCGACGCTAATGTCCTCGTCGAGATCCTCCCAACGAATGCCTACTCCTCGGCCGATCAGGCGCCAACGCTTCCGCTCAACCGCTGAACCGTGCGACAGCCGCGGATACCATGCGAGTGGAACAGAAATACTTCGCCCGTCGCTAAGGTCTACACAAAGCGTGTCGTCCGACACCATAACGTTTTCGGCGAAGGGGACTTCAATCTCAATGGCCGAAGTACTCATTCCAAGCCTCCATAAGCTCGAACCTATGATAAGTCACCGCCTTCTCAATCCGCGCGATCTCCGCCACTGCTCTGCAACCGAACTGGGTCGAGCCAGAATTTTGCGATCCTATCGTCACGCTCAACGTGGATGTGCTGCGGTTCGTCGCGGTCACCCGCGTAATAGAAGAAGCGATAAGGGCCGGACTTAGTACTGTAGGCACACACTAGCTCCATGTCCAAGTCTCTCGCGCCTAAACGTCCCCGCTTGAGGGGCGCAGCACTTTTTGCCGCGGCCCTTTCGAAGCATTCGTTAGGCAAAGTTGCCTTTAATCGTGGTCT
The DNA window shown above is from Pseudomonadota bacterium and carries:
- a CDS encoding DUF2442 domain-containing protein — translated: MSTSAIEIEVPFAENVMVSDDTLCVDLSDGRSISVPLAWYPRLSHGSAVERKRWRLIGRGVGIRWEDLDEDISVEGLLAGRPSGESQGSFSTWLVKRLSRRTTRSPRTRGKAPRER